The following DNA comes from Spirulina major PCC 6313.
CCCTAGCGCGGGAATTGATGCGCTACGCCCTGAATGTTGTTTTGATCGAGAAAGAGATCGAGGTGGGTTTTGGGGTCAGTAAGGCGAATAGCGGCATTATCCACGGCGGTCATCACGGCGATCCGAACACTCTGAAGGGCAAGCTGGAATGGGAGGGGAATCAACTGTGGGATACGCTTTACGACGACTTGGGCTTTGGGTTTAAGCGCATTGGCGAAATTACCGTGGCTATGGCCGAAGACCAACGGGCGACGCTGTACCAACTCAAGGCCCAAGGCGAAGCGAAGGGCGTGCCGGGGTTGGAATTGTGGGAGCGCGATCGCCTCCTCACTGAAGAACCTCACCTCTCGGATCAAGTGGTGGCGGGACTCTATGCCCCCACCACAGGCGTGGTCAACCCTTATGAGGCCTGTTTTAACCTGATCGAAAATGCGGTACAGAACGGCCTCCAACTGCGCACCAATACCCCTGTAACGGGTCTCACCCGCAGCGATGACCATTGGCAGATTCACACGCCCGGCGATGCGATCGCGGCGAAATTTGTGCTCAATGCGGCGGGTCTGTTTGCCGATGAGATTGCGGCGATGGCAGGTGTGGGGAGCTTTAAGATTACGCCGCGTAAGGGTGAGGAATATTTGCTGGATAAGCGTTTGAAGGGGTTTATTCAACGGGTGATTTTTCCCTGTCCCACGCCGGTTTCTAAAGGAATTTTGGTGATTCCCACCTATGACGGGACACTGATGGTGGGGCCGACGGCGACCTTAATTGAGGATAAAACCGACCTGACGACAACGGCGGTCGGTGGGGCGCAGGTGTTTTCCCAGGTGACGCAGGTGGTGCCGGGCATTAGTGCGCGGGATTGTATTGCGGAGTTTGCGGGGTTGCGGCCGGTGGCGGATGGGGAAGATTTTATGATTGGCCCCACGAGTCAGCCGGGGTTGATTAATGTGGCGGGGATTCAGTCGCCGGGCTTGACGGCGGCTCCGGCGATCGCCAATTTAGTGTTAGACCTGCTCCGGGATGAGGGCTTATCCCTGAATCCTAAAGATGACTTTAATCCGGCGATCGCGAAACCGATCCATTTCATGAGCCTCGACTATGGCGCACAACAGGCGTTAGTGGAGCGCGATCGCCGCTATGGCCGCATGGTCTGCCGCTGCGAACTGATCACCGAAGGGGAAATCGCCGATGCGATCGCACGCGGGGCGAGAACTCTCGACGGGATTAAATTCCGCACCCGCGCCGGGATGGGCCGCTGTCAAGGTGGCTTCTGTTCCGGTCGCTGTATGGAACTGATCCACCAGATGACGGACATTCCCATCACCGAAATCACGAAGCGCGGCGGCGATTCTTGGCTGGTCTGCGATCGCGTTGAAGTAGCGGAGGTATCCCCATGCTCATGACTCAACAACGGCCCCTAGAGGATCAATACGATGTCATTGTCGTCGGTGGCGGCCCGGCGGGGATGTCGGCGGCTTTGGGTGCGAAAGCAGCCGGAGCCGATCGCATCCTCATCGTTGACCGTGAAAAAGAACCCGGCGGCATTTTGCTGCAATGCATCCATCCGGGCTTCGGCCTGCAACAGTTCAAAGCCGAACTCACGGGCCCCGAATATGCCCAGCGCGTCCACGAACAAGTCCAAGCCGCCGACATTCAGATCGCCTCTGATACCTATGTCCTCGACATCACGCCCGATAAACAGGTGCAAGTGATGTCCGGCAGCGAGGGCATGAAGTTAATCCAAACCAAAGCGGCAGTGCTGGCCATGGGCGCACGGGAACGGACGCGGGGCGCGATTCGTACCCCCGGACGGCGGCCCGCTGGGGTGTTAACGGCGGGGTTAGCGCAAAAGTTCGTTAATTTGATGGGCGTATTGCCGGGCCATCGGGCGGTGATCCTCGGTTCGGGGGATATCGGCTTGATTATGGCGCGGCGGCTCACCCTCGAAGGGGTGGACGTGGCGGGGGTGTTTGAAATTATGCCCTATGCCAATGGGTTAAACCGGAATATTGTCCAATGTTTGCAGGATTTTGAGATTCCGCTGCATTTACAGACGACGGTGGTGGATATTCAGGGGCGCGATCGCCTCGAACGAGTCACCGTCGCCCCCGTGGATAACCATTTTCAACCCGACCTCAGCCGCAGTTGGGATATTGACTGCGACACACTGCTGCTCTCCATTGGGTTAATCCCGGAAAATGAACTATCGCGCCAATTAAACATCCGCATCGATCCCGTTACCAATGGCCCGGTGGTGGATAGCCGCATGGAAACTTCACGGGATGGGATTTTTGTCTGTGGGAATGTGGTGCATATTCATGATTTAGTGGATTTTGTCAGTGCCGAAGCGAGTTTGACGGGGCGCAATGCGGGGCTGTATGTGACGGGCCAACTGCCGCCACCGGATAATATTCGCCTTGTTCCGGGGGATAACGTCGGGTATTGCGTCCCGCAGACGATATCGAGCGATCGCGACCATACCGTGTATTTGCGATCGCGCCAACCGATCGAAAACTGCACCCTCCGCCTTGGGGATGTCTACGAGAAAACACTCCGGTACGTGTTCCCCGCTGAGATGATCAATCTCAAGGTCAAACCCCGCTTCCTCCAAAACTTCCAGGGCGATTCCCTCCGCATCGACCTCTTACCGGCCGACGGTTAACCCTATATCCCAATTATCAGGAGCAGCTTCAGCCTGCCCAAGGAGACCCCAATGACCTCCCGTGCTACTGAACATGATGACACCTTGAGCCATTACCTCTGCATCGGCTGTCCCATGGGCTGCCGCTTAGAAGTGGAGACCGAACCCGATCACCCCAGCGAAATCGTCGAAGTGCGCGGTTTTTCCTGCCGACGCGGGGAACAATACGCCCACCAAGAACACGTTGAACCCCGCCGCATGGTAACCACCACCGTGAAAATTAATAACGGCACCTGGGCACGTGTCCCCGTGAAAACCCTCGAACCCATCCCCAAAGGCCAGGTGAAAGACCTCTGTATTGCCCTGCGTCAAGTTTGCTTGACGGCCCCAGTGGAGCGGGGGGCGGTGGTGTTGGCCGATGCCCTGGGGACGGGGGTGGATGTGGTCACGTCGCGATCGATGGCTGCCACTCGTCAGGCGATCGCAGTTTAACCAAAACGCTGGGATTCAAGCCCTCACCTTCCGTGTTAATACACCATCTACGACTCCCCTAGTTGATGAAGCTTGAATCCCACACCCCTCTAACCGCTCGTCATTCCGTCGATACAATAGAGTGAACTAATCCTCAATCTGTAGTGATGCGCTCATGCAAGTAACTCTCAATCCCATCCAAACGGAAATCCTCGAAACGTTAGTTCAACAAGGACAATATCCATCCTTAGAAATGGCCTTAAATGCTGCGTTATTAGGGCTATTAGATGACGTGCCGGGGGGAGCAGACTCGCCGCAGTATGCCGCGTGGGTTGAGCAGACTCGCCAACAAATCAATACAGCACGAGCACAAATCGCAGCCGGAGAGGTACAGACCGTGGATCAAGTGTTGGCAGAATTACGTGCTAAGGTGCAGCGGGCAAAGGATTCGACTCCATGAAACGGTTGATTATTGCGCAGGAGGCCAGTCGAGACTTAGCCGCAATTTCTGATTATTTTTTGGACAAAAGTGTGGATGCAGGGGAGCGTTTTGTCGAAAAGTTTGGTCAGAAATGTCAGTATTTAGCTCAATTTCCCTACCTTGGTAAATCCTATACTTTCATTGACCCGGATTTACGAGGAATCTCAATGCTGGGATATATCATTT
Coding sequences within:
- a CDS encoding NAD(P)/FAD-dependent oxidoreductase, whose translation is MIYDVAIIGGGVVGCALARELMRYALNVVLIEKEIEVGFGVSKANSGIIHGGHHGDPNTLKGKLEWEGNQLWDTLYDDLGFGFKRIGEITVAMAEDQRATLYQLKAQGEAKGVPGLELWERDRLLTEEPHLSDQVVAGLYAPTTGVVNPYEACFNLIENAVQNGLQLRTNTPVTGLTRSDDHWQIHTPGDAIAAKFVLNAAGLFADEIAAMAGVGSFKITPRKGEEYLLDKRLKGFIQRVIFPCPTPVSKGILVIPTYDGTLMVGPTATLIEDKTDLTTTAVGGAQVFSQVTQVVPGISARDCIAEFAGLRPVADGEDFMIGPTSQPGLINVAGIQSPGLTAAPAIANLVLDLLRDEGLSLNPKDDFNPAIAKPIHFMSLDYGAQQALVERDRRYGRMVCRCELITEGEIADAIARGARTLDGIKFRTRAGMGRCQGGFCSGRCMELIHQMTDIPITEITKRGGDSWLVCDRVEVAEVSPCS
- a CDS encoding FAD-dependent oxidoreductase, whose amino-acid sequence is MLMTQQRPLEDQYDVIVVGGGPAGMSAALGAKAAGADRILIVDREKEPGGILLQCIHPGFGLQQFKAELTGPEYAQRVHEQVQAADIQIASDTYVLDITPDKQVQVMSGSEGMKLIQTKAAVLAMGARERTRGAIRTPGRRPAGVLTAGLAQKFVNLMGVLPGHRAVILGSGDIGLIMARRLTLEGVDVAGVFEIMPYANGLNRNIVQCLQDFEIPLHLQTTVVDIQGRDRLERVTVAPVDNHFQPDLSRSWDIDCDTLLLSIGLIPENELSRQLNIRIDPVTNGPVVDSRMETSRDGIFVCGNVVHIHDLVDFVSAEASLTGRNAGLYVTGQLPPPDNIRLVPGDNVGYCVPQTISSDRDHTVYLRSRQPIENCTLRLGDVYEKTLRYVFPAEMINLKVKPRFLQNFQGDSLRIDLLPADG
- a CDS encoding DUF1667 domain-containing protein — encoded protein: MTSRATEHDDTLSHYLCIGCPMGCRLEVETEPDHPSEIVEVRGFSCRRGEQYAHQEHVEPRRMVTTTVKINNGTWARVPVKTLEPIPKGQVKDLCIALRQVCLTAPVERGAVVLADALGTGVDVVTSRSMAATRQAIAV
- a CDS encoding type II toxin-antitoxin system RelE/ParE family toxin, producing the protein MKRLIIAQEASRDLAAISDYFLDKSVDAGERFVEKFGQKCQYLAQFPYLGKSYTFIDPDLRGISMLGYIIFYQIVDEGIEILRVVSGYRDVEQVFRDSEF